One Desulfobacteraceae bacterium DNA window includes the following coding sequences:
- a CDS encoding GNAT family N-acetyltransferase — MGLYNLEKIFSPKSIAVVGASERPGTVGEALIRNLVRGGSRAALFPVNPNYSQVMGLNAHKSLMDVPQAVDLAVIATPIATVPEITAECVRNGVGGAIVISAGGKEAGQEGRKIEHEISKIARQGGLRIVGPNCLGVILPGKKINASFAADMPAAGNLAFISQSGAICTAILDRAFQEQIGFSHFVSIGSMLDVDFGDMIDYLGNDPQAQSILLYIENLTHFRKFMSAARAVSRVKPIVVLKSGRSAAGAQAAASHTGAMAGEDAVYDAAFQRTGVVRVDTIQDLFDCAELMAKQPRPTGSRLAIITNGGGPGVMATDALARWGLDPAPLGEDLMDRLNAVLPAFWSRNNPIDILGDASPQRFAQTIETCIDSGQFDGILLILAPQALTRPEDVAERITELIRRQRFPVFAAWLGGRDVAKGIAILNAAGVPTYETPERAIRAFLYLHDYGRNLELLSEIPPRLAHEPSFDRQAAEEKIQAGLAQPGQFLEETESKEILAAYGVPVNQTRIAEEKEAAVAIAEELGYPVVLKVLSPDITHKTDARGVQLDLSDARQVRAAFDAIMDGARGYKADARIRGVTVQTMISRPDVELLVGAKKDPSFGPAILFGMGGIYTEIFKDRALGLPPMNRLIARRLLEQTRVFKILKGYRGRPGVDMDQLEGLILRLSQLMVDFPEIQELDMNPVIVKNGALFAIDARIRLEESAVRSPLHLVISPYPEQYACRLETPSGRSLLIRPIKPVDADLFVELFETLSPTSIYYRFFSAMKSLSHKMLARFTQVDYDREIAMVAIDDDGGAEKMIGVSQVFIHPDGTHGEFSILVGDPWHAQGVGANLLAHVLRIAKERGLTNVWGIVLRDNVNMLALGEKLGFDVKWSSDGMECRLNIDLEKTRFEDLCSAGQFKPQA, encoded by the coding sequence ATGGGGCTATACAACCTGGAAAAAATCTTTTCGCCCAAATCCATCGCCGTCGTCGGTGCCAGCGAACGGCCGGGGACCGTGGGTGAGGCGCTGATCAGAAATCTCGTGCGCGGCGGCAGCCGGGCGGCGCTTTTCCCGGTAAACCCCAACTACAGCCAGGTAATGGGGTTAAATGCGCACAAATCGCTGATGGATGTCCCCCAGGCGGTGGATCTGGCGGTGATCGCAACCCCGATTGCGACGGTCCCCGAAATCACCGCGGAATGCGTCCGCAACGGGGTCGGCGGGGCGATCGTGATCTCGGCCGGCGGCAAGGAGGCCGGCCAAGAGGGCCGCAAAATCGAACACGAAATTTCGAAAATCGCCCGTCAGGGCGGCCTGCGGATCGTCGGCCCCAACTGTCTGGGGGTGATTTTGCCCGGGAAAAAAATCAACGCCAGCTTTGCCGCGGACATGCCGGCAGCGGGCAACCTGGCCTTTATCTCCCAGAGCGGGGCGATCTGCACCGCCATTCTCGACCGGGCTTTCCAGGAGCAGATCGGTTTCAGCCATTTTGTGAGCATCGGCTCCATGCTGGACGTCGATTTCGGCGACATGATCGACTACCTGGGAAACGACCCCCAGGCCCAAAGCATTCTGTTGTACATCGAAAACCTGACCCATTTCCGAAAGTTCATGAGCGCCGCGCGGGCGGTCTCGCGGGTCAAACCGATCGTCGTGCTCAAATCCGGCCGCAGCGCCGCCGGGGCCCAGGCGGCGGCATCCCACACCGGCGCCATGGCCGGCGAGGACGCCGTCTACGACGCGGCCTTTCAGCGCACCGGGGTGGTGCGCGTGGACACCATTCAGGACCTTTTCGACTGCGCCGAGTTGATGGCCAAGCAGCCCCGGCCCACCGGGTCGCGCCTGGCCATCATCACCAACGGCGGCGGCCCGGGGGTAATGGCCACCGACGCCCTCGCCCGCTGGGGACTGGACCCGGCGCCCCTCGGCGAGGACCTCATGGACAGACTGAATGCGGTTCTGCCGGCCTTCTGGAGCCGCAACAACCCCATCGACATTCTGGGGGACGCCTCCCCCCAGCGGTTCGCCCAGACCATCGAGACCTGCATCGACTCCGGCCAATTCGACGGCATTCTGCTGATCCTCGCCCCCCAGGCACTCACCCGGCCCGAGGATGTCGCCGAGCGGATCACCGAGCTCATCCGCCGCCAGCGCTTTCCCGTTTTTGCCGCCTGGCTGGGCGGACGGGACGTGGCCAAGGGGATCGCTATTCTGAACGCCGCCGGTGTGCCCACCTACGAAACCCCGGAGCGCGCCATCCGCGCCTTCCTCTACCTGCATGACTACGGCCGCAACCTGGAGTTGCTGAGCGAAATCCCGCCCAGGCTCGCCCACGAACCGAGCTTCGACCGCCAGGCGGCCGAGGAAAAAATTCAAGCGGGGTTGGCGCAGCCGGGTCAGTTCCTCGAGGAAACCGAATCAAAGGAGATATTGGCCGCCTATGGGGTTCCCGTCAACCAGACCCGGATCGCGGAGGAGAAGGAGGCGGCCGTCGCCATCGCCGAGGAACTTGGCTACCCGGTGGTTCTCAAGGTCCTGTCACCGGATATCACCCACAAGACCGACGCCCGGGGCGTTCAGCTGGACCTCTCGGATGCCCGCCAGGTGCGGGCGGCGTTTGACGCCATCATGGACGGGGCCAGAGGCTACAAGGCCGATGCCCGCATCCGGGGGGTTACGGTGCAGACCATGATCAGCCGCCCGGACGTGGAACTTCTGGTGGGGGCCAAAAAGGACCCCAGCTTCGGGCCGGCGATTCTTTTCGGGATGGGCGGGATCTACACCGAGATCTTCAAGGACCGCGCCCTGGGGCTGCCGCCCATGAACCGCCTGATCGCCCGCAGGCTGCTGGAGCAAACCCGCGTGTTTAAGATCCTCAAAGGCTACCGCGGGCGCCCGGGGGTCGACATGGATCAGCTGGAAGGGCTCATTTTGCGGTTGTCCCAGCTGATGGTGGATTTCCCCGAAATCCAGGAACTGGACATGAACCCGGTGATCGTCAAAAATGGCGCCCTTTTCGCCATCGACGCCCGCATCCGGCTTGAAGAAAGCGCGGTCCGATCGCCCCTGCACCTGGTCATCAGCCCCTACCCGGAGCAGTACGCGTGCCGGCTGGAAACCCCATCGGGCCGATCGCTTTTGATCCGCCCGATCAAACCGGTGGATGCCGATCTTTTTGTGGAACTCTTCGAGACCCTTTCGCCCACCAGCATCTACTACCGCTTTTTTAGCGCCATGAAGAGCCTGTCCCACAAGATGCTGGCCCGCTTCACCCAGGTGGACTACGACCGCGAAATTGCCATGGTGGCCATCGACGACGACGGCGGGGCGGAAAAAATGATCGGCGTCTCCCAGGTGTTCATTCACCCGGATGGCACCCACGGCGAGTTCTCCATCCTGGTGGGCGACCCGTGGCACGCTCAGGGCGTTGGCGCCAATCTGCTCGCGCATGTGCTCAGAATCGCCAAGGAGCGGGGCCTGACCAACGTCTGGGGCATCGTGCTGCGGGACAATGTCAACATGCTGGCCTTGGGCGAAAAGCTTGGTTTTGACGTTAAGTGGTCGAGCGACGGCATGGAGTGCCGGCTGAACATCGACCTGGAAAAGACCCGGTTTGAAGACCTCTGCAGCGCCGGGCAATTCAAACCGCAAGCATGA
- a CDS encoding mechanosensitive ion channel: MPAPGPREDSPQAPTRVEVKPLARDHEIRGRLEDILQATGWFTAPEVRVHDGVVFLTGMTESAEFRKWAGDLARNTQDVVAVVNQIGLKEPSLWDFRPAMEGLREQWRTVVRSSPFVVFGVLILAVTFGAARLLKAAARASLRRRDINPLLQDLISRGVALVVLLVGLYLVFQVAGLTTMALTIMGGTGLLGIVLGIAFRDITENLLASIFLSVQNPFRNGDLIEIAGILGFVQMLTIRATVLMTPDGNHVQIPNATVYKNSIHNYTSNPNRRAEFTVGIGYDDEILAAQEMVLKILAEHPAVLKDPEPLVLVENLNKATVDLRIYFWLDGGQHSLLKVKSSVIRLVKRGFQEAGISMPDEAREVIFPEGVAVRLTTPEEVPTKGTRPPAASAPQPPATPESVSTDAEGGLRSEAGEIEAQARHSRTPEKGQNLLKPAPDDA, from the coding sequence ATGCCCGCCCCAGGGCCGAGGGAGGACTCCCCCCAGGCGCCGACGCGGGTGGAGGTCAAGCCGCTGGCCCGCGACCACGAGATCCGCGGCCGGCTGGAGGACATCCTCCAGGCCACCGGCTGGTTCACGGCCCCCGAGGTGCGGGTGCACGACGGGGTGGTTTTTCTCACGGGCATGACGGAGAGCGCCGAGTTCCGCAAGTGGGCCGGAGACCTGGCGCGCAACACCCAGGATGTGGTGGCGGTGGTCAACCAGATCGGGCTGAAGGAACCCTCGCTCTGGGATTTCCGGCCGGCCATGGAGGGTTTGCGGGAGCAGTGGCGAACCGTGGTGCGCAGCTCACCCTTTGTGGTCTTCGGCGTCTTGATTCTGGCGGTCACCTTCGGGGCCGCGCGACTTTTAAAGGCGGCCGCGCGCGCCTCCCTGCGCCGCCGCGACATCAACCCCCTGCTGCAGGATCTGATCTCGCGCGGGGTCGCGCTGGTGGTCCTGCTGGTGGGCCTCTACCTCGTTTTCCAGGTGGCCGGACTGACCACCATGGCCCTCACCATCATGGGCGGCACCGGGCTTTTGGGCATCGTGCTGGGGATCGCCTTCCGCGACATCACCGAAAACCTCCTGGCCAGCATTTTTTTGAGCGTCCAAAACCCCTTTCGCAACGGCGACCTGATCGAGATCGCCGGGATTTTGGGGTTCGTGCAGATGCTGACCATCCGGGCCACGGTCCTGATGACCCCCGACGGCAACCACGTCCAGATTCCCAACGCCACGGTCTACAAGAACAGCATCCACAACTACACCAGCAACCCCAACCGCCGGGCGGAGTTCACGGTGGGCATCGGCTACGATGACGAGATTCTGGCCGCTCAGGAGATGGTCCTCAAAATCCTGGCCGAGCACCCGGCGGTCCTCAAGGACCCCGAGCCCCTGGTGCTGGTGGAGAATTTGAACAAGGCCACCGTCGATCTGCGAATCTACTTCTGGCTGGACGGCGGGCAGCACAGCCTGCTGAAGGTCAAATCCTCGGTCATCCGGCTGGTCAAACGGGGGTTCCAGGAGGCGGGCATCTCTATGCCGGACGAGGCCCGGGAGGTCATTTTTCCCGAGGGGGTGGCGGTTCGCCTGACCACCCCGGAAGAGGTGCCGACAAAGGGCACCAGGCCCCCGGCAGCAAGCGCCCCACAACCGCCCGCGACGCCGGAGAGCGTGTCCACGGATGCCGAAGGCGGTCTGCGCAGCGAGGCCGGCGAGATCGAGGCCCAGGCGCGTCACTCACGAACGCCGGAAAAAGGGCAGAACCTGCTTAAGCCGGCCCCGGATGATGCCTGA